One window of Cydia pomonella isolate Wapato2018A chromosome 5, ilCydPomo1, whole genome shotgun sequence genomic DNA carries:
- the LOC133518077 gene encoding LOW QUALITY PROTEIN: maltase A1-like (The sequence of the model RefSeq protein was modified relative to this genomic sequence to represent the inferred CDS: substituted 1 base at 1 genomic stop codon), with product MIEMKEILFLPILLVTFLPLLFVNLTSSKKELEWWEKTIFYQICPRSFMDSDGDGIGDLNGIASKLEYIKELGVDAVWISPFFKSPMYDFGYDISDFYSIHNEYGTMEDFDKLMFKAKEFDIRIILDLAPNHGSNESLWFQKALEGDKKYFDYFVXEDGVVHENGKLHPPNNWISVFRKSAWEYRKETGKFYLHQITTAQPDFNYRNPNVVEEMKNIIRFWLDKGIAGFRVGAINHLFEVDKDKHGGKYPDEPLSGKSLDDPLNHAYLNHIYTKNQPESYDMVYQWRDIYDEYHAKDGFSRVMMIEVYSTPQDTMKYFGEGGRNGAHIPFNFALITDVNGKSTANEIKYAIDKYLTFKPIDKLANWVIGNHDQSRVASRYSPELVDSMNMLSMLLPGISVTYMGEEIGMVDGYVSWEDTVDPGGCNSDDPINYWRYSRDPNRTPFQWNSGKNAGFSTANKTWLPVAEGYENLNVEAQLGIERSHLNIYKKLARLRREPVFRFGRFESVALNSDVFAFRRSHDGETFVIIVNFRDEVYTVDLSYFENVVGDLEVIIANDHSQRSNGDIIEATNVRVVGRESLVLKVR from the exons ATGATAGAAATGaaggaaattttatttttacccatACTGTTAGTTACCTTTTTACCGTTATTGTTTGTTAATCTAACAAGTTCAAAAAAGGAGTTAGAATGGTGggagaaaacaattttttaccaGATCTGCCCAAGATCATTTATGGATAGTGATGGCGATGGAATAGGTGATTTAAATG GAATCGCATCTAAATTGGAATACATAAAGGAGTTAGGAGTTGATGCCGTATGGATTTCACCTTTCTTTAAATCGCCTATGTACGATTTTGGGTATGATATATCTGATTTCTACAGCATCCATAACGAGTATGGTACTATGGAAGATTTCGACAAACTTATGTTCAAAGCAAAAGAATTTG atATTAGGATCATCTTAGACCTGGCACCAAACCACGGCAGCAATGAAAGTTTATGGTTTCAAAAGGCTCTTGAAGGCGATAAGAAATATTTCGATTACTTTGTATGAGAAGACGGAGTAGTTCATGAAAACGGAAAACTGCATCCACCAAATAATTGG ATTAGTGTCTTTCGCAAAAGTGCTTGGGAATATAGAAAAGAAACTGGTAAATTTTACCTCCATCAGATCACCACTGCTCAACCAGATTTTAACTATCGAAATCCTAACGTAGTTGAGGAGATGAAGAATATTATTCGCTTCTGGCTTGATAAAGGTATAGCAGGATTTAGAGTAGGGGCAATTAACCATCTGTTTGAAGTAGACAAGGATAAACATGGTGGGAAGTATCCTGACGAACCTCTGTCTGGTAAAAGCCTTGATGATCCACTCAATCATGCTTACCTGAATCACATTTATACGAAAAACCAGCCTGAATCTTATGACATGGTTTATCAATGGCGTGATATTTACGACGAATACCATGCAAAAGATGGATTTAGTAGAGTAATGATGATTGAAGTATATTCAACGCCGCAGGATACAATGAAGTATTTTGGCGAAGGTGGCCGCAATGGAGCTCATATTCCCTTTAACTTTGCCCTAATTACTGATGTCAATGGAAAATCTACtgcaaatgaaattaaatatgctattgataaatatttaacttttaaaccTATTGATAAATTGGCTAACTGggtg ATTGGAAACCATGATCAAAGTAGAGTTGCGTCTAGATACAGTCCTGAGTTAGTAGATTCAATGAATATGCTGTCAATGTTACTTCCAGGAATTAGTGTAACATATATG ggcGAGGAAATCGGAATGGTAGATGGTTATGTCAGCTGGGAAGACACAGTGGACCCAGGGGGCTGCAATTCTGACGATCCAATTAATTACTGGAGATATTCTCGTGATCCAAATAGAACTCCATTTCAGTGGAACTCTGGCAAAAATGCTG GTTTCTCCACTGCAAATAAGACATGGCTACCAGTCGCAGAAGGCTATGAAAACCTGAACGTTGAGGCACAGCTGGGAATCGAGCGGTCACATCTGAATATTTACAAGAAACTTGCTCGTCTTCGTAGAGAACCCGTGTTTAGATTTGGAAGATTTGAGTCGGTTGCTTTGAACAGCGATGTGTTTGCTTTCAGAAG GTCGCACGATGGTGAGACATTCGTAATTATTGTCAACTTTAGAGATGAAGTCTACACTGTTGACTTAAGTTACTTCGAGAACGTCGTTGGTGATCTTGAGGTCATTATAGCCAATGATCACTCACAGAGAAGCAACGG TGACATTATAGAAGCAACTAACGTGAGAGTGGTCGGAAGAGAATCCTTGGTGCTAAAAGTTAGATAA
- the LOC133518080 gene encoding maltase A1-like: MKSVFLLPLLLVLAQGGTEREKEWWETTIFYQIYPRSFMDSDGDGIGDLNGITSKLEYLKEIGVGATWLSPMFSSPMYDFGYDISDFYDVHDEYGTMEDFERLIAKANELDIKIILDLVPNHGSNESEWFEKALQGDEKYFDYFVWEDGIVDENGDLQPPNNWLSVFRKSAWEYREEVGKYYLHQFVIGQPDFNYRNPDVVEEMKNVIRFWFNKGVAGFRIDAIAHLFEVDKEEFGGKYPDEPISGNSLDDPLSYSYLNHIYTTDQEETYDMVYQWRDVYEEYKSKDDFSRVMMVEIYASPQKTMKYFGEGDREGAHMPFNFALISDVNGESTAAEIKYAVDKFLTFKPLDKLANWVTGNHDNNRVASRYSPKVVDGMNMLVLLLPGVAVTYMGEEIGMVDGYVSWEDTVDPSGCNTDDPINYWQASRDPERTPFQWSSEKNAGFSTADKTWLPVAEGYENLNVEIQRDITRSHLNLYKALAQLRTEPTFRYGRYESAALNEDVFAFRRWYNGEIYVILVNFRDESYTIDLSYFENVTGELEVVLASIQSPKDTGDVLEATAVEVVGSESFVVKVKS; encoded by the exons ATGAAGTCGGTGTTTCTTTTGCCTTTACTATTGGTTCTAGCTCAGGGGGGCACAGAGAGGGAGAAAGAATGGTGGGAGACAACCATCTTCTACCAGATATATCCGAGATCTTTCATGGATAGTGATGGGGATGGCATTGGGGATTTAAATG GAATTACCTCTAAGCTGGAATATTTGAAGGAAATAGGTGTCGGTGCAACTTGGCTCTCGCCTATGTTCTCGTCCCCAATGTACGACTTCGGGTATGACATCTCTGACTTTTATGATGTACACGATGAGTATGGAACTATGGAGGATTTTGAAAGACTGATCGCCAAGGCGAATGAATTAG ATATTAAAATCATTTTGGACTTGGTACCTAACCATGGCAGTAACGAAAGTGAATGGTTTGAAAAAGCCCTGCAGGGTGACGAGAAATATTTTGATTACTTTGTTTGGGAGGACGGAATAGTTGATGAAAATGGAGATCTGCAACCGCCGAACAATTgg cttAGCGTGTTCCGTAAAAGTGCCTGGGAGTACAGGGAGGAAGTAGGAAAATATTACCTTCATCAATTTGTCATCGGTCAACCAGACTTCAACTACCGCAATCCTGACGTGGTCGAGGAGATGAAAAATGTCATTCGTTTCTGGTTTAACAAAGGCGTAGCTGGATTTAGAATTGACGCCATTGCGCATCTGTTTGAAGTAGACAAAGAAGAATTCGGTGGTAAATACCCAGATGAACCTATTTCAGGAAACAGCTTGGACGACCCACTAAGTTACAGTTACTTGAACCACATATACACAACAGATCAAGAAGAAACTTACGACATGGTTTACCAGTGGCGTGATGTTTATGAAGAATATAAGTCTAAAGATGACTTTTCCAGAGTAATGATGGTTGAAATCTACGCAAGTCCTCAGAAAACAATGAAGTACTTTGGCGAAGGTGACCGTGAGGGAGCTCATATGCCATTTAACTTTGCATTGATTTCTGACGTCAACGGTGAATCTACTGCTGCTGAGATCAAGTATGCTGTTGACAAATTTTTAACCTTTAAACCTCTTGATAAGTTAGCTAACTGGGTG ACGGGTAATCACGACAATAATAGAGTAGCTTCTAGATACAGCCCGAAGGTAGTAGATGGAATGAACATGCTTGTTCTATTATTGCCAGGCGTTGCCGTGACTTATATG GGTGAAGAAATTGGAATGGTAGATGGTTACGTCAGCTGGGAGGACACAGTAGATCCAAGTGGATGCAACACAGATGATCCCATCAATTACTGGCAAGCGTCAAGAGATCCCGAAAGGACGCCTTTCCAGTGGAGCTCAGAGAAAAATGCTG GATTTTCGACGGCAGATAAGACTTGGCTGCCAGTTGCTGAGGGCTACGAAAACTTGAACGTAGAAATTCAGCGTGATATTACGAGGTCACATTTGAACTTATATAAGGCGTTGGCACAACTTCGCACCGAACCCACGTTCAGATACGGCAGATATGAGTCAGCCGCGCTGAATGAAGATGTCTTCGCTTTCCGAAG GTGGTACAATGGAGAGATCTACGTGATCCTCGTCAACTTCAGAGATGAATCTTACACTATTGACTTAAGCTATTTCGAGAATGTTACCGGGGAATTGGAGGTCGTCCTCGCTAGTATCCAATCACCAAAGGATACTGG GGACGTGCTCGAGGCAACTGCTGTGGAAGTGGTCGGGAGTGAGTCTTTCGTCGTCAAAGTTAAATCATGA
- the LOC133518076 gene encoding maltase A1-like, producing the protein MKVVLLLPFLVAFSFSDPIEEGEVDWWQSTIFYQIYPRSYADSNGDGIGDLNGITSKLEYIKELGVGAIWLSPIFQSPMYDFGYDIADFYAIHDEYGTMADFEALTARATELGIKVVLDLVPNHSSNESEWFKKALEGDSKYYNYFVWEDGVIDENGNLQPPNNWLSHFHGSAWEYRAETGKYYLHQFVIGQPDLNYRNPELVAEMNNVVRHWLGKGVAGFRVDAANTLFEVDKEKFGGKYPDEPLSGAVGVELDDHDSLNHIYTKNQNETYYIIYDWRDILDEFKAQDGMSRSMMTEVYASIQDVVKYFGVGGRNGAQMPFNFDLITDVNAASSAPDIKRAIDKFLTYKPLDKDANWVVGNHDNHRMASRYGATLVDGINMIVLLLPGVGITYMGEEIGLLNGEVTWEQTVDPAGCNTDPENYMRYSRDPERTPMQWNAQANAGFSNASTTWLPVASNYRTLNVEAQKAATRSHLKNYQALANLRLDRVFRHGRFESLALNEDVFAFKRWYNGEVYLVVVNMRDTAHDVNLTHFENVEGDVTVVIRSVDSNKNEGEVFSASSVPLAGYEAVVWKAETSGAAELKSLSIVSLCFVYLLVYLYSNTNN; encoded by the exons ATGAAAGTGGTATTATTGCTGCCATTTTTGGTAGCGTTTAGTTTTAGTGACCCCATTGAAGAGGGTGAAGTTGATTGGTGGCAGAGTACCATTTTCTACCAGATTTATCCTCGGTCGTACGCTGACAGCAATGGTGATGGCATTGGTGATCTTAATg gtATCACATCAAAATTAGAATACATTAAGGAACTTGGAGTTGGCGCCATTTGGCTGTCGCCGATATTTCAGTCGCCTATGTACGACTTTGGTTATGACATCGCGGATTTCTACGCAATTCATGATGAATATGGCACTATGGCTGACTTCGAAGCCCTCACAGCAAGGGCTACAGAACTTG GAATCAAGGTCGTATTAGATCTTGTACCTAACCATTCATCCAATGAAAGCGAATGGTTCAAAAAAGCACTGGAAGGCGATTCAAAGTACTACAACTATTTTGTCTGGGAAGATGGTGTCATCGATGAGAATGGAAACCTACAACCTCCCAACAATTGG cTTAGCCATTTCCATGGAAGCGCCTGGGAGTATAGAGCAGAAACgggaaaatactatttacatcAGTTTGTTATCGGTCAGCCAGATCTTAACTACCGAAACCCTGAGCTGGTCGCAGAGATGAAC AATGTTGTCCGTCATTGGCTAGGAAAAGGAGTAGCTGGATTCAGAGTAGACGCAGCAAACACTTTATTTGAAGTCGACAAGGAAAAATTCGGTGGAAAGTATCCTGACGAACCCTTATCTGGAGCTGTGGGTGTGGAATTAGATGACCATGATTCGTTAAACCATATTTATACTAAGAACCAAAACGAAACTTACTACATTATCTATGATTGGAGAGATATTCTTGATGAGTTTAAAGCCCAAGATGGCATGTCAAGGAGCATGATGACGGAAGTATACGCTAGTATTCAGGATGTTGTGAAGTATTTCGGAGTAGGGGGAAGAAACGGTGCACAGATgccatttaattttgatttgataACTGACGTGAATGCAGCTTCCTCCGCTCCTGATATTAAAAGGGCTATTGATAAGTTCTTGACGTATAAACCTCTTGATAAAGATGCAAATTGGGTG GTTGGTAATCACGACAACCATCGAATGGCAAGTAGATACGGAGCCACACTTGTCGATGGCATAAACATGATTGTGTTGCTTCTTCCTGGAGTCGGAATTACTTATATG GGTGAAGAAATAGGCCTCTTGAATGGTGAAGTTACCTGGGAACAAACAGTTGATCCTGCTGGATGTAACACCGATCCGGAAAACTACATGAGATATTCCAGAGATCCGGAAAGAACACCTATGCAATGGAATGCACAGGCAAATGCAG GTTTTTCTAACGCTAGTACAACTTGGTTGCCAGTAGCCAGCAACTACAGAACATTAAACGTGGAAGCCCAAAAGGCAGCCACTAGGTCACATTTAAAGAACTACCAAGCCCTAGCAAACCTACGGCTGGACAGAGTCTTCCGACATGGACGCTTTGAATCACTTGCTTTGAACGAAGATGTCTTCGCTTTTAAAAG GTGGTACAACGGAGAGGTTTACCTTGTGGTAGTGAATATGCGAGACACGGCGCACGACGTGAACCTGACACACTTTGAAAACGTCGAGGGTGACGTCACTGTTGTGATAAGGAGCGTGGATTCGAATAAGAACGAAGG AGAGGTTTTCTCCGCCTCTTCAGTCCCGTTAGCTGGATATGAAGCTGTTGTGTGGAAGGCAGAAACCAGTGGTGCCGCGGAGCTGAAAAGTCTGAGCATTGTTTCATTGTGCTTTGTATATTTACTAGTTTATTTGTattcaaatactaacaattAG
- the LOC133518078 gene encoding maltase A1-like, with protein MRVIFLLPLLVALCASNAIDRKYEPEQDWWQKAIFYQIYPRSFADSDGDGIGDLNGITSKLEYIKEIGVGAIWLSPMFQSPMYDFGYDISDFYAVHDEYGTMEDFEALTAKAGELGIKVVLDLVPNHSSNESVWFQKALQGDEKYYNYYIWEDGVIDEDGNMQPPNNWLSHFHNSAWEYKEEVGKYYLHQFVVGQPDLNYRNPDVIEEMNNVIRFWIEKGVAGFRVDAVNCLFEVDKNLWGGKYPDEPLSGAFGVALNDHDSLDHIYTKDQNETYYVVYDWRDILDEYKVKDGLTRIMMTEVYAKIQDVVRYYGEEKREGAQIPFNFDLITDVDGSSSANDIKRAIDKFLTYKPVDKDANWVIGNHDNNRMASRYHPQLVDGLNMIILLLPGVGVTYMGEELGLVDGYVSWEDTVDPAGCNPNDPINYGKWSRDPERTPFQWSAEKNAGFSTADKTWLPVADGYETLNVEVQRAAERSHLKVYQALAALRQDPVFRYGHYESLALNQDVLAFRRWYDKEVYIVVVNTKDSEYLLDLTYFENVEKDLVVVLRSIDSDKNEGDQFEANAVPIAGYEALVLKKK; from the exons ATGAGAGTAATATTTTTGCTGCCACTTTTGGTGGCGCTTTGTGCTAGCAATGCTATTGATAGAAAATACGAACCAGAACAAGATTGGTGGCAGAAAGCTATTTTTTACCAAATCTATCCTCGGTCGTTCGCTGACAGTGATGGTGATGGCATCGGTGACCTAAACG GTATCACATCAAAACTGGAATATATCAAAGAAATTGGCGTTGGAGCTATTTGGTTATCACCTATGTTCCAGTCACCCATGTACGACTTTGGATACGACATATCTGACTTCTACGCAGTTCACGACGAATATGGTACCATGGAGGACTTCGAAGcccttactgcaaaagctggaGAACTAG GAATCAAAGTTGTATTAGATCTCGTGCCTAACCACTCGTCTAATGAAAGTGTATGGTTTCAAAAAGCTCTGCAAGGTGATGAAAAATACTACAATTACTATATTTGGGAAGATGGAGTTATTGATGAGGATGGAAACATGCAACCACCAAATAACTGG CTGAGCCACTTCCACAATAGCGCCTGGGAATACAAGGAAGAAGTTGGAAAATATTACCTGCACCAATTTGTAGTGGGCCAACCTGATCTTAACTATAGAAACCCTGATGTCATCGAAGAAATgaat AATGTTATCCGTTTTTGGATCGAAAAAGGAGTTGCCGGATTCAGAGTTGATGCTGTGAATTGTCTATTTGAGGTTGATAAAAATTTATGGGGTGGCAAATATCCCGATGAACCGCTGTCAGGAGCTTTTGGAGTTGCTTTAAATGATCATGATTCGCTCGATCATATCTATACAAAGGACCAAAATGAAACTTATTACGTTGTTTACGATTGGAGAGATATTCTTGACGAATATAAAGTTAAGGATGGGTTGACCAGAATAATGATGACTGAAGTATACGCAAAAATTCAAGATGTTGTAAGGTATTATGGAGAAGAGAAGAGAGAGGGAGCTCAAATACCTTTTAACTTCGATCTGATAACGGATGTTGATGGGTCATCGTCTGCAAATGATATCAAAAGAGCTATCGATAAGTTTTTGACATACAAGCCTGTTGACAAAGATGCTAACTGGGTG ATTGGAAATCATGATAACAACCGTATGGCAAGCAGATATCATCCTCAGTTGGTGGATGGTCTTAACATGATAATCTTGCTTCTGCCTGGAGTGGGAGTAACATATATG GGCGAAGAACTTGGTCTTGTTGATGGCTATGTTAGCTGGGAGGACACCGTTGATCCTGCTGGATGCAATCCTAATGATCCTATCAACTACGGGAAGTGGTCTAGAGACCCTGAGAGGACTCCATTCCAATGGAGCGCTGAGAAAAATGCAG GATTTTCCACTGCTGACAAGACCTGGTTGCCAGTAGCCGATGGTTATGAGACGTTGAACGTGGAAGTGCAAAGAGCAGCTGAGAGGTCTCATCTGAAGGTCTACCAGGCTCTGGCTGCTTTACGACAAGACCCTGTATTCAGATATGGACACTACGAGTCACTGGCTTTGAACCAGGATGTTTTAGCTTTCAGAAG GTGGTATGATAAAGAAGTCTACATCGTAGTCGTGAACACGAAAGACTCAGAATATCTATTGGATCTGACATACTTTGAAAATGTAGAAAAAGACCTCGTAGTTGTGCTTAGAAGCATAGACTCGGATAAAAATGAAGG AGATCAATTCGAAGCTAATGCAGTGCCTATTGCTGGTTACGAAGCGCTTGTCctcaaaaagaaataa